From Vicia villosa cultivar HV-30 ecotype Madison, WI unplaced genomic scaffold, Vvil1.0 ctg.001179F_1_1_1, whole genome shotgun sequence, one genomic window encodes:
- the LOC131633832 gene encoding uncharacterized protein LOC131633832 has translation MAGRNDAVIAGALEAMAQALGNQPNIGENETERIFYVMDCTLEKKVRYGTNMLAVEAEDWWLETRQRLEVAGEEVTRVVFRREFLRKYFPEDVRGKKEIKFLELKQGSMSVTAYAAKFGELAKFYQHYDGPTGEFSKYIKFENGLHPEIKKTISYQKIQIFADLVDSCRIYEEDNTTHYKMISEKRS, from the exons ATGGCTGGAAGAAACGACGCTGTGATTGCTGGTGCATTGGAGGCTATGGCTCAGGCTTTGGGAAATCAGCCGAACATTGGTGAGAAT GAGACCGAGAGAATCTTCTATGTGATGGATTGCACTCTAGAGAAGAAGGTTCGGTATGGTACTAACATGCTAGCGGTGGAAGCTGAAGACTGGTGGTTAGAGACTCGTCAAAGGTTGGAAGTTGCTGGTGAGGAAGTGACTAGGGTTGTGTTTCGTAGGGAGTTCCTGAGGaagtattttcctgaggatgttcgtGGAAAGAAAGAGATCAAGTTCCTTGAGCTGAAACAAGGGAGCATGTCGGTCACTGCTTATGCTGCGAAATTTGGTGAGCTGGCTAAGTTCTATCAGCATTATGATGGACCTACTGGAGAGTTCTCGAAGTAcatcaagtttgagaacgggTTGCATCCAGAAATCAAGAAGACTATCAGCTATCAGAAGATTCAGATATTTGCTGATTTGGTGGATAGCTGCCGGATCTATGAGGAAGACAACACTACTCATTATAAGATGATCAGTGAGAAGCGAAGCTAG